The region GTCCTCAACATGTCGTCGAAGACCGGCATTTTTCTTCGGAGCCACTCGAGCATCATCGCCGCGTGCTCGATCTCCTCATCCCTGTTGTGAATGACTATGTCCCTGATGGTACTGTCCTTGGTGGTGACGGCCCGTTGGTGGTACCAGTCGATGGCCTCGATCTCCTCCTTGAGGCTGTTCAAAGCCCTGCTGATATCCCTGTCCTCCGCGGACAGTTCCTCGACCGGTTCGTGGTAGTTGGACACGCTCATATCCTCCCTTCAGAATCTAGGTTGTTCGGGGTCTTCGTTTGAACCTCTATCTTTAACCGAACAACATGGTATCATCACGCCTCCGACAGGACAACCTGTTGGGGCCAGATCTTGATTTTGAGCATTTGTATATCATAACTGCAGAAAAACCGTATGGCGTGAATCAGGAATCGTGAGTTGGGAGTCGAAATCGCAAAGGGGGAAAATACAAACGGTCAACAGAGGAGGGGAGGAGATTCACTATTTTACCGCTCGAGGCAAGTTTTCCTGTTATCATGCTCATGTATCCTGGAACAGGGAGTGAGAAGAATGAAGTGGAAAGAGAAGATGCCGGTGCCCGTGAGGGACAGGACTTTCACCGAGTACGGTTCATCCAGGGAAGAGAGGCCCGTCCTGGTGGATTGCGCCCTGGGAACCAACCCGTTGGGGTCCCCGCCATGGGCAAGGAAGATCATGGAGTCGGGGAGGCTGCCCGACCCGGGCGGTTACCCCGGCAACGACCTTCCCCTGCGGAAAGCCCTGTCGAACTCCTGGAAGGGCATCTTTTCTCCCGATGAGATAGTCACCGGCACGGGTTCCATCGGCCTCATCGTTACCCTGGCCGGGACCTTTTGCACAACGGGGACGTCAGTTCTGGGGATCGCCCCCCAGTTTCCCGACGGGCCCATGCATTTCCAGTTTGCCGGGGCATCCTACCGGTACGTCCCGCTCACGCCCCCGGACTACGACCTCGGTGTTTCATCCATCCTTGAAGCCATAACTGGTGATGAATCCATGATTTACATCGACCGACCCCATAACCCCACGGGTCAGGTCCCCCCCCTGGATAAGATGGCCCTTCTTGCGGAGGAATGCCGAAAGCGGGGTTCGCTTTTGATCATCGACGAAGCCTATGGTGATTTTCTTCCACCCGAGGAGTCGGCCCTGAACCTGACCTCGCCCTCGGTGGTGGTCCTCCGATCCTTCTCGAAGGGTCGCGGCCTGGCCGGGTTGCGCACCGGGTTCTGCGTAATCCGCGACGAAGAGGCCAGGGGGTATATGCGAAAGGTGGCGCCCCCCTTTTCGATAAGCTCCATGGCGATGGAGATGGCGACAGCGTCCGTTCTTGATTCCGATTATGTCTCTCGCTCAAGGGAGACGGTGAGGAATGTCAAAACCAGGGTCATGGATATCCTGGAAGGGACCGAGGAGATCTCCGTCGCAAAGACCCACCCCGAAGTACCCATTTTGCTGGCGTCTTGGGGTCGAGGTCCGTTGGACCTCTACGAAATCCTGATGGAACAGGGTATTAGGACCGAACCAGGAACCTGCTTTTCGGGTCTTGGTCCCGAAAGCGTACGGCTGAGGGTGCCGCCCCCCGAACAGTTGGAGGTCTTCGAACGGCTTTGGGACAGAGCTTTCGATACAAGGAAAGATTTACAAATTTAGTCCGCAAGGCTTGCCTTGTCATTTATCCCCTCCCACGGTAGAATTT is a window of Thermovirga sp. DNA encoding:
- a CDS encoding histidinol-phosphate aminotransferase family protein → MKWKEKMPVPVRDRTFTEYGSSREERPVLVDCALGTNPLGSPPWARKIMESGRLPDPGGYPGNDLPLRKALSNSWKGIFSPDEIVTGTGSIGLIVTLAGTFCTTGTSVLGIAPQFPDGPMHFQFAGASYRYVPLTPPDYDLGVSSILEAITGDESMIYIDRPHNPTGQVPPLDKMALLAEECRKRGSLLIIDEAYGDFLPPEESALNLTSPSVVVLRSFSKGRGLAGLRTGFCVIRDEEARGYMRKVAPPFSISSMAMEMATASVLDSDYVSRSRETVRNVKTRVMDILEGTEEISVAKTHPEVPILLASWGRGPLDLYEILMEQGIRTEPGTCFSGLGPESVRLRVPPPEQLEVFERLWDRAFDTRKDLQI
- a CDS encoding ferritin gives rise to the protein MSNYHEPVEELSAEDRDISRALNSLKEEIEAIDWYHQRAVTTKDSTIRDIVIHNRDEEIEHAAMMLEWLRRKMPVFDDMLRTFLFTEAPITEVEEAEVAGEQAPKKSSSGGSLGIGSLKG